The following are encoded in a window of Mycoplasma anserisalpingitidis genomic DNA:
- a CDS encoding class I SAM-dependent RNA methyltransferase, translated as MKNKLEVGSIVELECVEMTYEGLGKCFYQNKPIFVLGLFVNEKALVKITKVLSKYFFGSVHKYLITSEKREKIDLFYTISGSAPLYGLDYEEQVKLKTELINKFFNWKFPNLLNQKIEIEKSLNITHYRNKSRFVVKKVNNKNNLFSYEFNTNNLIKISDCPIIDNQSLFRKISDILSKLDSYERLDVYEVIGRIYDQNNYFIRINVNNDKIDISKLQNLIEDKNNLLKLEIRSNKDNLLFSNADIQTKPIITLYNKPFYVDINSFFQIDTKTFSKIIEDVNNFINLNNNHLIDLYCGVGTLGICLYNENFSIYGIEIDKKAIETSNHNLIINNIPNNKCKYVVGDAKNIKKENFDFAKTTLILDPPRSGIDKELINKILDWKPQQLVYISCDFKTQLRDLEFLLHEYKIEFYKGYDIFAQTMHFETIAILKLKE; from the coding sequence ATGAAAAATAAATTAGAAGTAGGTTCAATCGTTGAATTAGAATGTGTTGAAATGACGTATGAAGGACTTGGTAAGTGTTTCTATCAGAATAAACCAATATTTGTTTTAGGATTATTTGTAAATGAAAAGGCGTTGGTAAAAATCACTAAAGTTCTTTCTAAATATTTTTTTGGATCTGTTCATAAGTATTTAATAACTTCAGAAAAGAGAGAAAAAATTGATTTATTTTACACAATTTCAGGTTCTGCTCCGCTATATGGGTTAGATTATGAAGAACAAGTTAAGTTAAAGACTGAATTGATTAATAAATTCTTTAATTGAAAATTTCCCAATTTATTAAATCAAAAAATTGAAATTGAAAAATCACTTAACATAACTCATTATCGTAATAAATCAAGATTTGTTGTAAAAAAAGTTAATAATAAAAATAATTTATTTAGTTATGAATTTAATACAAATAATCTAATAAAAATTAGTGATTGCCCAATAATCGACAATCAAAGCCTATTTAGAAAAATAAGTGATATTTTATCAAAGTTAGATAGCTATGAAAGATTAGATGTTTATGAAGTGATTGGAAGAATTTACGATCAAAATAATTATTTTATAAGGATAAATGTCAACAATGATAAAATTGACATTTCCAAGTTACAAAATCTTATCGAAGATAAAAATAATTTATTGAAATTAGAAATTAGAAGTAACAAAGATAATCTTTTATTTTCTAATGCAGATATTCAAACAAAACCAATTATAACTTTGTACAATAAGCCTTTTTATGTTGATATAAATTCTTTTTTTCAAATCGATACCAAGACTTTTTCTAAAATAATAGAAGATGTGAATAATTTTATTAATTTAAATAATAATCATTTAATTGATTTGTATTGTGGTGTGGGTACATTAGGAATTTGTTTGTACAATGAAAACTTTAGTATTTACGGTATTGAAATTGATAAAAAGGCAATTGAAACATCTAATCACAATCTAATAATAAATAACATTCCTAATAATAAATGTAAATATGTTGTTGGTGATGCAAAAAACATTAAAAAAGAAAATTTTGATTTTGCAAAAACTACCTTGATTTTAGACCCACCTAGATCAGGTATTGATAAAGAATTAATAAATAAAATTCTTGATTGAAAACCACAACAGTTAGTATACATTTCATGTGACTTTAAAACTCAATTGCGTGATTTAGAATTTTTATTGCATGAATATAAAATTGAATTTTATAAAGGATATGACATATTTGCACAAACAATGCATTTTGAAACAATTGCAATACTTAAACTAAAAGAATAA
- a CDS encoding DNA topoisomerase IV subunit A, whose translation MDKNSVIEKIINESLDKIMAERFGRYSKYIIQQRALPDVRDGLKPVQRRILYSMYELGLFHNKPFKKSARVVGDVIGRFHPHGDSSVYEAMVNMAQWWKNSMPLVDMHGNVGSIDNDGAAAMRYTEARMSKVAELILGELKKNPVNFVPNFDDSELEPAVLPSIFPNLLINGTTGIAIGMATEMPPHNFEEIIDATIAKLQNPNLSFSQLCSIVKGPDFPTGGTIYGTKGIEESFETGRTIKNKIQLFSKFTITSDNKNKYIEITEIPYGVIKSDLIYSIDVLISQNEMDGVLEIKDQSDREGIKIVITLEKDANEKSIMRYLFSKTKLQINYSYNNMVIKNNSPQLLNLNNLITSYVEHISDIKTKTLTYDVEKHKLRLEIVLGFLKVTEITDEIIEVIRKSEGSKAGVIQDLMNIFGFTKNQATAIAELRLYKLSKTDYNEFKNEKDYLENEINYINSLLDDKDKFTFYLINLLKDLRNEFPSPRRTQIVEREYNFDYDEKDLIKEEIINVAISKFGYIKRLSQKVIDSNDFSTYVLKDEDYLTFYNQVNTMDTFLIFTNFGNYAIIPIYKIEECKWKDNGIHLSDFVDLQSGEVVVSVIEVSDWNSNLFVTIATRNGIVKRTPIKDFEVSRTVKTYTAISISNDDRVINACLSNGAKDIILVSSFGLCNKYTENDINIYGTKAKGIKGANLTNNDYIVAFTVAQNNDVLTLLTDDGMIKKIRAKDILYVSKNNKGKPLFKNRKFEPYIINEIYSTRDNDLILVRDKDGLSFLDSIKQYSFSKTDDRFSKIKIENFANGVIKKTQKTIKEQINFQSDSQSEVEIIEDVNKKIDMLDSNIEELLAKIEKTLNEK comes from the coding sequence ATGGATAAAAATAGCGTAATTGAAAAAATAATTAATGAATCCCTAGATAAAATAATGGCTGAGAGATTTGGAAGATATTCTAAATACATCATCCAGCAACGAGCTCTTCCTGATGTGAGAGACGGATTAAAACCAGTTCAAAGAAGAATATTATACTCAATGTATGAATTGGGGCTTTTTCATAATAAACCATTTAAAAAATCAGCTCGTGTTGTAGGGGATGTTATTGGTAGATTTCATCCCCATGGTGATAGTTCTGTCTATGAAGCTATGGTTAATATGGCTCAGTGGTGAAAAAATTCTATGCCCCTTGTAGATATGCATGGTAATGTGGGTTCGATCGATAATGACGGTGCAGCTGCAATGCGTTATACAGAAGCAAGAATGAGTAAAGTTGCTGAGTTAATTTTAGGTGAGTTAAAGAAAAATCCAGTAAATTTTGTTCCTAATTTTGACGACTCTGAACTAGAACCTGCTGTTTTACCTTCAATTTTTCCTAATTTACTTATTAATGGAACAACAGGTATTGCTATTGGAATGGCTACTGAAATGCCACCACACAACTTTGAAGAAATAATTGACGCAACTATTGCTAAATTACAAAATCCAAATTTATCATTTTCACAGTTATGTTCAATTGTTAAAGGTCCAGATTTTCCTACTGGAGGAACAATTTATGGCACCAAAGGCATTGAAGAATCTTTTGAAACCGGAAGAACTATTAAAAATAAAATCCAGTTATTTTCAAAATTCACAATAACAAGTGACAATAAAAATAAATATATAGAAATTACTGAAATTCCTTATGGTGTCATTAAATCTGATTTGATTTATTCAATAGACGTTTTAATTTCTCAAAATGAAATGGATGGTGTTTTGGAAATAAAAGATCAATCAGACCGCGAAGGTATAAAGATTGTAATCACATTGGAAAAAGATGCTAATGAGAAAAGTATAATGAGATATCTTTTTTCTAAAACTAAGTTACAAATTAATTATAGCTATAATAATATGGTTATAAAAAATAACTCCCCACAATTATTGAACTTAAATAATTTAATTACATCATATGTAGAACATATAAGCGATATTAAGACTAAAACTTTAACTTATGATGTTGAAAAACATAAACTAAGATTAGAAATTGTTTTGGGATTTCTTAAAGTTACTGAAATTACAGATGAGATAATTGAGGTTATCAGAAAAAGTGAAGGATCAAAAGCGGGTGTTATTCAAGATTTAATGAATATTTTTGGGTTCACGAAAAATCAGGCTACCGCCATTGCTGAATTAAGACTTTATAAACTTTCAAAAACTGATTACAACGAATTTAAAAATGAAAAAGATTATTTGGAAAATGAAATCAATTATATTAATTCTCTTTTAGATGATAAAGATAAGTTTACTTTCTATTTGATTAATTTACTAAAAGATCTAAGAAATGAATTTCCTTCCCCAAGAAGAACTCAAATTGTTGAAAGGGAATATAACTTTGACTATGATGAAAAAGATCTAATTAAAGAAGAAATTATAAATGTTGCAATCTCAAAATTCGGATATATAAAACGACTTAGTCAAAAAGTTATTGATTCTAATGATTTCTCAACATATGTTTTGAAAGATGAAGATTATTTAACCTTTTATAATCAAGTAAATACTATGGATACATTTTTAATTTTTACAAATTTTGGTAATTATGCAATAATACCAATTTATAAAATTGAAGAGTGTAAGTGAAAAGATAATGGAATTCACCTTTCAGATTTTGTAGATTTACAAAGTGGTGAAGTTGTGGTTAGTGTTATAGAAGTAAGCGATTGAAATAGTAATTTATTTGTTACTATCGCTACAAGAAATGGTATTGTAAAAAGAACCCCAATCAAAGATTTTGAAGTTTCAAGAACTGTTAAAACTTATACAGCTATCAGTATTTCAAATGATGATAGAGTTATAAATGCTTGTTTAAGTAATGGGGCAAAAGACATTATCTTAGTTTCAAGTTTTGGTTTATGCAATAAATACACTGAAAATGATATAAATATTTACGGAACTAAGGCAAAAGGAATTAAAGGTGCTAATTTAACAAATAATGATTATATTGTTGCTTTTACAGTCGCTCAAAATAATGATGTTTTAACCCTTCTGACTGACGATGGAATGATTAAGAAAATAAGAGCAAAAGACATTCTTTATGTTTCGAAAAATAACAAAGGAAAGCCATTATTTAAGAATAGAAAATTTGAACCTTATATCATAAATGAAATTTATTCAACCAGAGATAATGACCTTATTTTAGTTAGAGACAAAGATGGTTTATCGTTTTTGGATTCTATTAAACAATATTCATTTTCCAAAACTGATGATAGATTCTCGAAGATAAAAATAGAAAATTTTGCTAATGGTGTTATAAAGAAAACACAAAAAACCATTAAAGAGCAAATTAATTTTCAATCTGATAGTCAAAGTGAAGTAGAAATAATAGAAGATGTAAATAAAAAAATCGATATGTTAGATTCAAATATTGAAGAATTATTAGCTAAGATAGAAAAGACATTAAATGAAAAATAA
- a CDS encoding HU family DNA-binding protein gives MYLFFSTKRKKFCKIIMKRGLMTKKEFISKIAERCDVPVKEVDKFFDAFVFVLKEELIAEERVQLSDLGTFTTQIKRGRTTTNPFSPTKEVITVPEKRVVKYKPSKYLRELVDF, from the coding sequence ATTTACCTATTTTTTAGTACAAAAAGGAAAAAATTTTGTAAAATAATAATGAAAAGGGGACTTATGACAAAAAAAGAATTTATTAGCAAAATCGCTGAAAGATGCGACGTTCCGGTAAAAGAAGTAGATAAATTTTTCGATGCATTCGTTTTTGTTCTTAAAGAAGAATTAATTGCTGAAGAAAGAGTTCAACTTTCAGATTTAGGAACATTTACAACACAAATTAAACGTGGACGTACAACAACAAATCCATTTAGTCCTACTAAAGAAGTTATTACCGTGCCTGAAAAACGTGTTGTAAAATACAAACCATCTAAATATTTACGTGAATTAGTAGACTTTTAA
- a CDS encoding Holliday junction resolvase RecU, with the protein MFLETVLNLTCNFYIKNNLAHIEKKSIELKNTNNKNVAKGKSTVDYWGCLKGTFIAFEAKSTHGTRIEKSNFKLHQLEFLLKIKKFGGISFYVLYFFAENKFLIVEPEIIENFMIEDISITYLNIKKYSKEVELTFPGILDFIPIIS; encoded by the coding sequence ATGTTTTTAGAAACAGTATTAAATTTAACCTGCAACTTTTACATAAAAAACAATTTAGCTCACATAGAAAAGAAGAGTATTGAGTTAAAAAATACTAACAACAAAAATGTTGCAAAAGGAAAATCAACAGTAGACTATTGAGGTTGTTTAAAGGGTACTTTTATAGCTTTTGAGGCAAAAAGTACTCATGGAACACGGATAGAAAAGTCTAATTTTAAGCTTCATCAACTAGAATTTTTATTAAAAATAAAGAAATTTGGAGGCATTTCCTTTTATGTCCTATATTTTTTTGCTGAAAATAAATTTTTGATTGTAGAACCCGAAATAATTGAGAATTTTATGATAGAAGATATTTCAATAACTTATTTAAACATAAAAAAATATTCCAAAGAAGTTGAATTAACTTTCCCAGGAATATTAGATTTCATACCAATAATTAGCTAA
- the tpiA gene encoding triose-phosphate isomerase, whose protein sequence is MKNTIIIGNWKMNKTYSESVKYVEDFEKLYKQNSNKIIPNLTFGVAVPFTSLAVAKLNKVSELHFGAQDMSLHEKGAYTSEVSSDMIVDLGAKYVILGHSEIRSYHCETDEVVNKKAKLAIAKGLTPIVCVGETLEEYEAGRTKEVVAQQLALSLKDLDLSKIVLAYEPIWAIGTGKVATPEIAEDVCKFIKEKTSKDLIVQYGGSVSPKNIKELHDQPSIDGFLVGGASLEPESFLALLTLGK, encoded by the coding sequence ATGAAAAATACAATTATTATTGGAAACTGAAAAATGAACAAAACATATTCAGAATCAGTTAAATATGTTGAAGATTTTGAGAAATTATACAAACAAAACTCAAACAAAATCATTCCTAACTTAACTTTTGGGGTTGCTGTACCTTTTACAAGTTTAGCAGTGGCAAAATTAAATAAAGTTAGTGAATTACACTTTGGAGCCCAAGATATGTCATTGCATGAAAAAGGTGCTTATACTAGCGAAGTATCCTCAGATATGATTGTTGATCTTGGTGCAAAATATGTAATTTTAGGACACTCAGAAATAAGAAGTTACCACTGTGAAACAGATGAAGTTGTAAATAAAAAGGCTAAACTAGCTATTGCTAAAGGATTAACACCTATTGTTTGTGTTGGTGAAACACTTGAAGAATATGAAGCCGGGAGAACTAAAGAAGTTGTTGCGCAACAACTAGCTCTTTCTCTTAAAGATTTGGATTTGAGTAAAATTGTTTTGGCTTATGAGCCAATTTGAGCTATTGGAACTGGTAAAGTTGCTACACCTGAAATTGCTGAAGATGTATGTAAATTTATTAAAGAAAAAACTTCTAAAGATTTAATTGTTCAATATGGAGGAAGTGTATCACCTAAAAATATTAAAGAACTACATGATCAACCAAGTATTGACGGATTCTTAGTTGGTGGTGCTTCATTAGAACCAGAAAGTTTCTTAGCTTTATTAACATTAGGGAAATAA
- a CDS encoding chromate transporter — MFILALLLTFLFLIIASLSVFGGGQIFMPIFKWIWLFIAKNFNIEITETMINNAFTVSNSTPGILSTKFAFFTGYFIGNGSWYGHILTIITYIFFIAPAILMMFYCMKYINKFNDSPVLKRLIVILKPVVAGIVISLAVQLITNVIFPYLIFNDSASDYFKFDFGNSKAIFFSGWRLIVLYIYVPISSIISFVLYRKKVSLFWLIVANVAICLIIFAPWL, encoded by the coding sequence ATGTTTATTTTAGCTTTATTATTAACTTTTCTATTTCTTATTATTGCTTCATTGAGTGTTTTTGGTGGCGGACAAATTTTTATGCCTATTTTTAAGTGAATTTGATTATTTATTGCTAAAAATTTTAATATTGAAATTACTGAAACAATGATTAACAACGCTTTTACTGTTTCAAATTCAACTCCTGGTATTCTTTCAACTAAATTCGCCTTTTTTACAGGATATTTTATTGGTAATGGAAGTTGATATGGACATATTCTGACGATCATTACATACATTTTCTTTATTGCACCTGCAATTTTAATGATGTTTTACTGTATGAAATATATTAATAAATTTAATGATTCACCAGTTCTTAAACGCTTAATAGTAATTTTAAAACCTGTTGTGGCTGGAATAGTGATCTCTCTTGCAGTACAATTAATTACCAATGTTATTTTTCCTTATTTAATATTCAATGATTCAGCATCAGATTACTTTAAATTTGATTTTGGCAATTCTAAAGCTATATTTTTTAGTGGATGAAGATTAATAGTTCTATATATTTATGTTCCAATTTCATCAATTATTTCTTTTGTTCTTTACAGAAAGAAAGTGTCTTTGTTTTGATTAATAGTTGCTAATGTTGCAATTTGTTTAATTATTTTTGCACCTTGATTATAG
- a CDS encoding chromate transporter, which produces MKKKPKIWEMILLIIKMTFIGFGGGNALMPVLKNEAVDKKKWMTIEEFDKIVIVSNMLPGPSVIEAISYLAIKVFGFWKGSLITFFAMLPHILLAYLFYFLIYLLPQNYISVISVGVLTAISGVLLAFGYEYMKSSKKEMSIPLWLVLFLFTFAFCLFIPSPFNIPIVIMIIVFIFFGLFHYISYRKGMKNKKGDK; this is translated from the coding sequence GTGAAGAAAAAACCCAAGATTTGAGAAATGATACTTTTGATTATTAAAATGACTTTCATTGGCTTTGGTGGAGGTAATGCATTAATGCCAGTATTGAAAAACGAAGCGGTTGATAAAAAGAAATGAATGACTATTGAAGAATTTGACAAGATAGTTATCGTTTCAAATATGTTGCCTGGACCATCCGTAATTGAAGCTATTTCATATCTAGCTATAAAAGTTTTTGGATTTTGAAAAGGCTCATTGATTACTTTTTTTGCTATGTTGCCTCATATTTTATTAGCTTATTTATTCTATTTTTTAATTTATTTATTACCTCAGAATTACATTAGTGTAATTTCTGTCGGTGTTTTAACAGCGATTAGTGGTGTACTTTTAGCTTTTGGTTATGAATATATGAAATCTAGCAAAAAAGAGATGTCAATTCCGCTATGATTAGTCTTATTTTTATTTACGTTTGCGTTTTGTTTATTTATTCCTAGTCCATTTAATATTCCAATTGTTATTATGATAATAGTTTTTATTTTTTTTGGATTATTTCATTACATATCATACAGAAAAGGTATGAAAAATAAAAAAGGAGATAAATAA
- a CDS encoding inorganic diphosphatase, whose product MKNVIQVKIEIQKNSNIKYEYNRKTNEIEVDRILRGDFVYPCNYGFVPEALDWDGDELDVLVYSPEVFAPGVKLNARIIGAMKMIDDGETDTKLVAVHHDDYRLDNINSIKDLPEEFVKSVETFFSTYKNWKRPGITSVGGFEDTEWALNEYEECVHLMNKYGKLSKDDFLKEMKAKHPEKYV is encoded by the coding sequence ATGAAAAATGTAATACAAGTAAAAATTGAAATTCAAAAAAATTCAAATATTAAATATGAATACAACCGTAAAACAAATGAAATCGAAGTAGATAGAATTTTAAGAGGAGATTTTGTTTATCCATGTAACTATGGATTTGTTCCAGAAGCTCTTGATTGAGATGGCGATGAACTTGATGTTCTAGTTTATTCTCCTGAAGTGTTTGCTCCTGGTGTTAAATTAAATGCAAGAATTATCGGAGCTATGAAAATGATTGATGACGGTGAAACAGATACAAAATTAGTTGCTGTTCACCACGATGATTATCGTTTAGATAATATAAACTCAATTAAGGATTTACCAGAAGAATTTGTTAAATCAGTTGAGACTTTCTTCAGCACATACAAAAACTGAAAACGTCCAGGAATAACAAGTGTTGGTGGATTTGAAGATACTGAATGAGCATTAAATGAATATGAAGAATGCGTTCACTTAATGAATAAATATGGAAAATTAAGCAAGGATGATTTCTTAAAAGAAATGAAAGCCAAACATCCTGAGAAATATGTATAA